TACTGGCAAGAACTGTACCACAGATGAATATGTTTGTTATTGGTTTACCCCTTAAAATCTTTGTGGGTTTAGTGGTTCTGGTTTTTACAATAGAATTTATGCCTAATGTAGGCAATTTGATTTTTAATAAAATGTTAGATACGATGGATCAAATAATAAGAGGATTGATGCCATGAACCAGATCAATAATAACGTTAGATTAAATTATAATTTACAGTTTTTTGCAGAATCACCAACAGGTGAAAAAACAGAAAAGCCAACACCCAGAAAGCGAGAGAAATCAAGAGAAGAGGGTCAAGCTGTAAAAAGTATGGAAGTGAATACGGCTTTTTTATTAATTGCTCTATTTGCAACCATTTATTTTGTAGCACCTATATGGACTCAAAGTTTTATTGATTTGTTTAATGATACTTATAGAATGTTTGATATTAGTGGCAATGATTTATCCGTTAATTTTGTTTCAGAATTTATGAAGGATATTATGTGGATTATGTTAGGTATTTTGACACCTGTACTGATTGTTGTTGTCATCGTTGGGTTATTGGTGAATTATTTACAAGTAGGTTTTAGAATAACACCAAAAGCGTTAAAACCAAAGTTTAATAAAATTAGTCCAATTCAAGGTTTTAAAAGGATATTCTCTTTAAAATCCATATTTGAATTGGTAAAATCCATATTAAAAATATCAATTATACTTACCATTGTTTATGTGACACTAAGCGGCAGAGAAAAAGCTTTGCTATCACTTTATGATATGAACTTGAATCAGATTATATTATGGATAGGTACGTTAGCAATAGAAATTGGATTAAAAGTTGGTGGTTTTTTCATTTTTATTGCTTTAGCAGACTATATCTATCAAAAATTAAAACATGAAAAAGATTTGAAAATGACCAAACAAGAAGTTAAAGACGAACATAAAATGACAGAGGGAAATCCGGAAATCAAATCAAAGATACGTCAAAAAATGAAAGAAGTATCTATGAAAAGAATGATGCAGGATTTACCCAAAGCAGATGTTATTATTACAAATCCAACTCATTTTGCAGTTGCAATTCAATATGAGCAAAACTCATTAAAAGCACCATTTGTAATTGCGAAAGGTACAGATTTTATGGCAAAGAAAATTCGAGAAAAAGCCAAAGAAAATGATATAGAGATGGTAGAAAACAAACCTTTGGCTAGAACTCTTTATTATACTGTAGAAATTGGGGATGAAATTCCTGAAGAATTATATCAAGCGGTAGCAGAAATATTGGCGTTTGTATATACGCTGAAACAATCAAGAAATTAGAGATAGGGAGGACTAAGTAGATGAAAATAGGAGATATAGTAGTAGGTATGTTTATAATAGTATCATTGGTCTTAATGATTATACCTCTCCCTGTTGGCATATTAGACTTTTTAATTGCTTTAAACTTAGCATTTGGACTCATTATTGTTTATAATGCTTTGTTTGCAAAAGAAGCATTAAGTATGTCTTCATTTCCTACAATACTATTATTTGCAACACTATACAGGTTATCACTTAACGTTGCATCTACTAGATTAATACTAAGAGATGGGGATGCAGGAACAATCATAGAAACTTTTGGAGATTTCGTTGGTGGTGGTGATCCAATAGTTGGTATTGTTATCTTTATCATTTTAATCATTATTCAATTTTTAGTTATTACAAAAGGTTCAGAAAGGGTAGCAGAAGTTTCAGCAAGATTTACATTAGATGCAATGCCAGGTAAACAAATGGCCATAGATGCCGATTTGAATTCTGGTCTAATAGATGAAATAGATGCTAAAAATAGAAGACAAAAAATACAAGATGAAGCAAGTTTTTATGGTTCTATGGATGGTGCCAGTAAATTTGTTAAAGGAGATGCAATTGCAGGTCTCATTATTACGTTCATAAACATTGTAGGTGGTATTATTATGGGATCTACAAGGGGTATGAATGTACAAGAAGCTATGAACCATTATACCACGCTAACAATAGGTGATGGTTTGGTGAGTCAAATCCCAGCATTGCTGATTGCACTAGCAACAGGGGTATTGGTAACAAAAGTATCCAAAGAAGCGGATGTTAGTGATATTTTAGCACAAGAGCTCTTTAAAACACCAAAAGTATTATATTTATCAGGTAGTGTTCTAATCATTATTGGATTATTTTCACCATTAAATAAAATAATAGTAGTAGGTTTAGGGTGTTTAATGATTGTTGCAGCCAGTATAATGGACAGAAATTTACAAATACAAACGGTAGATGAAGAAGTCGCTACTGAAGAAATTGAAGCGGATGAAATAAGAAAACCAGAAAATGTGGTATCACTTTTACAAGTTGACCCTATTGAATTAGAGTTTGGATATGGTATTATACCATTAGCCGATGTTAATCAAGGTGGAGATTTGTTAGACAGAGTGGTTATGATTCGTAGACAAATCGCTATTGAATTGGGAACGGTTGTACCCATTATACGCTTAAGAGATAATATCCAACTCAATCCCAATCAGTATGTTGTAAAGATTAAAGGGGTTCAAGTCAGTGAAGGTGAAATTCTTTTTGACCACTATATGGCAATGAATCCAGGTTTTGTGGACGAAGAAATAGACGGAGTAGAAACCATTGAACCGGCTTTTAATCTTCCAGCCTTATGGATAACAGAAGGTCAAAGAGAAAAAGCAGAAACATTAGGGTATACAGTTGTTGATCCACCATCAATTATAGCCACTCATTTAACAGAAATTATTAAAGAGCATCTGGATGAATTGTTAACAAGAGAAGATGTACAAACTTTGATTTCTAATATTAAAGAAACCCATCCTACATTAGTGGATGAATTGGTACCCAAGCTAATGGGTGTTGGTGAGATACAAAAAGTATTACAAACTTTATTAAAAGAAGGTGTATCCATTAGGGATTTGGTTACTATTTTTGAAACCCTAGCAGATAATGCTACAAGTAATAGAGATACAGATATTCTTACAGAATACGTAAGACAAGCACTTAAAAGAACCATTTCTAAAAAATATTTTATGCCTAATGAAACAACAAGTGTCGTTACACTAGATCCAGCAGTAGAACAATTAATAATGGATTCAGTTAAACAAACAGAGCAAGGGGCTTATTTGGCATTAGACCCTGAAAGCACACAAAAAATTATTAAATCCACAGAGAATGAAATTAGTAAACTAGAAGAATTAGGTAAACAAGCTATAATGATTTCATCTCCAATTGTTAGAATATATTTTAAACGACTTACAGAAGAATACTTTAAAAACTTAATTGTTATCTCATATAATGAAATAGAATCAAACGTTGAATTACAATCTGTAGGGATGGTGAGCATTAATTGAAATTAGTAAGATACCAAGGTGAAAATGAAAAAGAAGCTATGTTAAAGGTAAAAGAAGAATTAGGGAAAGATGCCTTAATTGTTAATATAAAAACCATTAAACCAAAAGGTTTTTATAAATTATTTCGAAAAACAAGTATTGAAGTAACCGCAGCAGTAGATGAAAACATTTCTAATTCCAATGAAAAAAAAGCAAATAAGGAATTTATAACTAATGAAAAAAGTGGTATAATAGAACAAAAGACCCAGAATGAAAATTTAGATATAAAAGGTTTAGAAAAAAAGATTGAAGACATTCAATCTTTATTTCTGAATCAAGAGCATGTTAAAGGTGAACCAAAATCCGATAATGAAGTAACTTCTAATAAAGTGAATCAAATTATTAAAAGTATATACAATCAATTATTAGATAATGAAGTGGATGAGGCCGTTGCTAATGAAATTATTCA
The genomic region above belongs to Natranaerovirga hydrolytica and contains:
- the flhB gene encoding flagellar biosynthesis protein FlhB, with amino-acid sequence MNQINNNVRLNYNLQFFAESPTGEKTEKPTPRKREKSREEGQAVKSMEVNTAFLLIALFATIYFVAPIWTQSFIDLFNDTYRMFDISGNDLSVNFVSEFMKDIMWIMLGILTPVLIVVVIVGLLVNYLQVGFRITPKALKPKFNKISPIQGFKRIFSLKSIFELVKSILKISIILTIVYVTLSGREKALLSLYDMNLNQIILWIGTLAIEIGLKVGGFFIFIALADYIYQKLKHEKDLKMTKQEVKDEHKMTEGNPEIKSKIRQKMKEVSMKRMMQDLPKADVIITNPTHFAVAIQYEQNSLKAPFVIAKGTDFMAKKIREKAKENDIEMVENKPLARTLYYTVEIGDEIPEELYQAVAEILAFVYTLKQSRN
- the flhA gene encoding flagellar biosynthesis protein FlhA yields the protein MKIGDIVVGMFIIVSLVLMIIPLPVGILDFLIALNLAFGLIIVYNALFAKEALSMSSFPTILLFATLYRLSLNVASTRLILRDGDAGTIIETFGDFVGGGDPIVGIVIFIILIIIQFLVITKGSERVAEVSARFTLDAMPGKQMAIDADLNSGLIDEIDAKNRRQKIQDEASFYGSMDGASKFVKGDAIAGLIITFINIVGGIIMGSTRGMNVQEAMNHYTTLTIGDGLVSQIPALLIALATGVLVTKVSKEADVSDILAQELFKTPKVLYLSGSVLIIIGLFSPLNKIIVVGLGCLMIVAASIMDRNLQIQTVDEEVATEEIEADEIRKPENVVSLLQVDPIELEFGYGIIPLADVNQGGDLLDRVVMIRRQIAIELGTVVPIIRLRDNIQLNPNQYVVKIKGVQVSEGEILFDHYMAMNPGFVDEEIDGVETIEPAFNLPALWITEGQREKAETLGYTVVDPPSIIATHLTEIIKEHLDELLTREDVQTLISNIKETHPTLVDELVPKLMGVGEIQKVLQTLLKEGVSIRDLVTIFETLADNATSNRDTDILTEYVRQALKRTISKKYFMPNETTSVVTLDPAVEQLIMDSVKQTEQGAYLALDPESTQKIIKSTENEISKLEELGKQAIMISSPIVRIYFKRLTEEYFKNLIVISYNEIESNVELQSVGMVSIN